One window from the genome of Rhodococcus sp. ABRD24 encodes:
- a CDS encoding F0F1 ATP synthase subunit gamma translates to MASIRELRSRIKSVNSTKKITKAQELIATSRITKAQARVAASKPYAEEITKVLSELASASESLDHPLLNERENPKRAAVLVVTSDRGMCGGYNSNALKEAEELFQLLRSEGKEPVIYVLGSKGLGYYTFRGRNVGGAWTGFSQAPGYADAAKASRHLVELFMAGSGAEVEAPNGEGTIEGVDELHIVYTRFVSMLTQKPEVRRMAPLEVDYTEDHIELGEDILSNGQHEGKPGPTAVYNFEPEAGTLLSALLPKYVSTRIYSALLDSAASESAARRTAMKAATDNANELVNTLSRQANQARQAQITQEISEIVGGANALASSAGSD, encoded by the coding sequence ATGGCAAGCATCCGCGAACTGCGTTCTCGCATCAAGTCGGTCAACTCGACCAAGAAGATCACCAAGGCGCAGGAACTGATCGCGACCTCGCGCATCACGAAGGCACAGGCCCGGGTTGCGGCGTCCAAGCCGTACGCGGAGGAGATCACCAAGGTGCTCTCGGAGCTGGCGAGTGCGTCGGAGTCGCTCGATCACCCGTTGCTCAACGAGCGGGAGAACCCGAAGCGTGCCGCCGTGCTGGTCGTCACGAGTGACCGCGGTATGTGTGGCGGTTACAACTCCAACGCTCTCAAGGAGGCGGAGGAGCTGTTCCAGCTGCTGCGCTCCGAGGGCAAGGAACCTGTGATCTACGTGCTCGGCTCAAAGGGTCTCGGCTACTACACCTTCCGCGGACGTAACGTCGGTGGGGCGTGGACCGGCTTCTCCCAGGCGCCTGGATATGCGGATGCCGCCAAGGCGAGCCGTCACCTGGTCGAACTGTTCATGGCCGGTTCCGGTGCCGAGGTCGAGGCCCCGAACGGGGAAGGCACGATCGAGGGCGTCGACGAGCTTCACATCGTCTACACCCGTTTCGTTTCGATGCTCACCCAGAAGCCGGAAGTCCGGCGGATGGCCCCGCTCGAGGTCGACTACACCGAGGACCACATCGAGTTGGGCGAGGACATCCTGTCCAACGGTCAGCACGAGGGCAAGCCGGGACCGACGGCGGTGTACAACTTCGAGCCCGAGGCTGGGACGCTTCTGTCGGCACTCCTGCCGAAGTACGTCAGCACGCGTATCTACTCGGCTCTGCTGGACTCCGCCGCCTCGGAGTCGGCCGCCCGTCGTACCGCGATGAAGGCCGCGACGGACAATGCGAACGAACTGGTGAACACCCTGAGCCGTCAGGCAAACCAGGCTCGCCAGGCCCAGATCACCCAGGAAATCAGCGAGATCGTCGGTGGCGCGAACGCGCTGGCCTCGAGCGCAGGAAGTGACTAG
- a CDS encoding cob(I)yrinic acid a,c-diamide adenosyltransferase, producing MAVHLTRIYTRTGDDGTTGLSDFSRVSKNDPRLVAYADCDETNASIGVALALGSPSEEIVEVLRQIQNDLFDGGADLSTPVIPDPKYPPLRVTEAYIDRIEGWCDQFNERLEPLHSFILPGGTPLGALLHSARTIARRAERSAWAAVNASPDDTNVLPAKYLNRLSDLLFIMSRLANPGGDVLWKPGAGGGA from the coding sequence ATGGCTGTGCACTTGACTCGGATCTACACCCGCACCGGTGATGACGGGACCACCGGGCTGAGCGACTTCTCCCGCGTATCGAAGAATGATCCGCGGCTGGTCGCCTACGCCGACTGCGACGAAACGAACGCGAGCATCGGTGTCGCGCTCGCCCTCGGATCGCCTTCCGAAGAAATCGTAGAAGTCCTTCGACAGATCCAGAACGACCTCTTCGACGGTGGTGCGGACCTCTCTACTCCGGTCATTCCGGATCCGAAGTACCCGCCGCTTCGCGTGACCGAGGCATACATCGATCGGATCGAAGGCTGGTGCGACCAGTTCAACGAGCGCCTCGAGCCGCTGCATTCCTTCATCCTGCCGGGCGGGACTCCGCTCGGCGCCCTGCTGCATTCTGCGCGGACGATCGCCCGGCGCGCCGAGCGCTCGGCCTGGGCGGCAGTGAACGCGAGCCCGGACGACACCAACGTGCTGCCGGCGAAGTACCTGAACCGTCTTTCGGATCTACTCTTCATCATGAGCCGCCTCGCCAATCCTGGTGGGGACGTGCTCTGGAAGCCCGGTGCCGGTGGCGGCGCATAA
- a CDS encoding DUF2550 domain-containing protein: protein MVVLIILVVLLAVFVAAFVYRLTVLRRGGTAAILRITPAAPGSGWRHGVVRYGEGSLVFFKLSSLRPGPDTRMNRQGIEVGVRRAPDGNEYDIMTDEIVILAVADGERTYEIALDRGALTAFLSWVESRPSGRSMRGRPA, encoded by the coding sequence ATGGTTGTTCTCATCATTCTGGTTGTGCTGCTTGCGGTCTTCGTCGCGGCTTTCGTGTATCGGCTGACGGTCTTGCGTCGCGGCGGAACGGCCGCGATCCTGCGCATCACCCCCGCGGCCCCCGGGAGCGGGTGGAGGCACGGCGTCGTGCGCTACGGCGAAGGGTCCCTCGTCTTCTTCAAGCTGTCGAGTTTGCGTCCCGGACCGGACACGCGGATGAATCGACAGGGGATCGAGGTCGGCGTCCGACGCGCGCCCGACGGCAACGAGTACGACATCATGACCGACGAGATAGTGATCCTTGCTGTCGCGGACGGAGAGCGGACGTACGAGATTGCCCTCGACCGGGGAGCGTTGACCGCGTTCCTTTCCTGGGTCGAGTCACGCCCATCGGGACGTTCGATGCGCGGACGTCCGGCCTGA
- a CDS encoding F0F1 ATP synthase subunit epsilon, which produces MAEMTVELVAVEQRLWSGSAKLVSAQTTEGEIGVMPGHEPVLGQLVEGGVVAITTVDGARVVAAVHGGFLSVTATTVTILAESADMAEDVDVEAAKAVLAETHDDLEAIAVAKGQLRAVERA; this is translated from the coding sequence ATGGCTGAGATGACCGTTGAACTCGTTGCCGTCGAGCAGCGACTCTGGTCTGGATCGGCGAAGCTCGTCAGCGCCCAGACGACCGAGGGTGAGATCGGCGTCATGCCCGGGCATGAGCCGGTCCTCGGCCAGCTGGTGGAAGGCGGCGTGGTTGCGATCACGACTGTCGATGGTGCGCGCGTGGTTGCGGCCGTGCACGGCGGTTTCCTCTCGGTGACCGCCACCACGGTGACGATCCTGGCCGAGTCGGCAGACATGGCGGAGGACGTCGACGTCGAGGCGGCCAAGGCCGTGCTCGCGGAGACGCATGACGACCTCGAAGCGATTGCGGTCGCAAAGGGTCAGCTGCGTGCGGTCGAGCGCGCCTAG
- the atpD gene encoding F0F1 ATP synthase subunit beta: MTAAVTQTNANGADTTSGRVVRVIGPVVDVEFPRGHVPDLFNALHSEVTLPSVAKTLTLEVAQHLGDHLVRTVSMQPTDGLVRGAAVTDTGKPISVPVGDVVKGHVFNALGDCLDTPGLGRDGEQWGIHRKPPAFDQLEGKTEILETGIKVIDLLTPYVKGGKIGLFGGAGVGKTVLIQEMITRIAREFSGTSVFAGVGERTREGTDLHLEMEEMGVLQDTALVFGQMDEPPGTRMRVALSALTMAEYFRDVQGQDVLLFIDNIFRFTQAGSEVSTLLGRMPSAVGYQPTLADEMGELQERITSTRGRSITSLQAIYVPADDYTDPAPATTFAHLDATTELSRPISQMGIYPAVDPLTSTSRILEPGIVGAEHFRVANEVKRILQKYKELQDIIAILGMDELQEEDKVLVGRARRIQKFLGQNFIVAEKFTGEPGSVVPLRDTIEAFDRVCKGEFDHLPEQAFNSCGGLDDVEAAAKKIAGK, translated from the coding sequence ATGACCGCAGCAGTAACCCAAACCAACGCGAACGGCGCGGACACAACGTCCGGCCGGGTCGTGCGGGTCATCGGTCCCGTTGTGGACGTTGAGTTCCCGCGCGGCCATGTTCCCGACCTGTTCAACGCCCTGCACTCGGAGGTCACTCTTCCGTCCGTGGCGAAGACGCTGACCCTCGAGGTCGCCCAGCACCTGGGCGACCACCTGGTGCGCACCGTCTCGATGCAGCCGACTGACGGTTTGGTCCGTGGCGCTGCCGTGACCGACACGGGTAAGCCGATCTCGGTTCCCGTCGGCGACGTCGTCAAGGGCCACGTGTTCAACGCTCTCGGTGACTGCCTCGACACTCCGGGCCTTGGCCGCGACGGCGAGCAGTGGGGCATCCACCGCAAGCCCCCGGCCTTCGATCAGCTCGAAGGAAAGACCGAGATCCTCGAGACCGGCATCAAGGTCATCGACCTGCTTACCCCGTACGTCAAGGGCGGCAAGATCGGTCTGTTCGGTGGTGCCGGCGTCGGCAAGACCGTTCTGATCCAGGAGATGATCACCCGTATCGCCCGCGAGTTCTCCGGAACCTCTGTGTTCGCGGGCGTCGGCGAGCGTACTCGTGAGGGCACGGACCTCCACCTGGAAATGGAAGAGATGGGCGTGCTCCAAGACACCGCCCTTGTCTTCGGCCAGATGGACGAGCCGCCGGGAACTCGTATGCGCGTCGCCCTGTCCGCGCTGACCATGGCGGAGTACTTCCGCGATGTGCAGGGGCAGGACGTGCTGCTGTTCATCGACAACATCTTCCGGTTCACCCAGGCCGGTTCCGAGGTCTCGACCCTGCTGGGTCGTATGCCTTCGGCCGTGGGTTACCAGCCGACGCTGGCCGATGAGATGGGTGAGCTGCAGGAGCGCATCACCTCGACCCGTGGCCGTTCGATCACCTCGCTGCAGGCGATCTACGTCCCCGCCGACGACTACACCGACCCGGCGCCGGCCACCACGTTCGCGCACCTCGATGCGACCACCGAGCTCTCGCGTCCGATTTCGCAGATGGGTATCTACCCGGCTGTGGACCCGCTGACGTCGACCTCCCGCATCCTGGAGCCCGGCATCGTCGGTGCCGAGCACTTCCGTGTCGCGAACGAGGTCAAGCGGATCCTGCAGAAGTACAAGGAGCTGCAGGACATCATCGCCATTCTCGGTATGGACGAGCTTCAGGAAGAGGACAAGGTTCTCGTCGGGCGTGCCCGTCGTATCCAGAAGTTCCTCGGCCAGAACTTCATCGTCGCCGAGAAGTTCACCGGCGAGCCCGGCTCGGTGGTGCCGCTGCGCGACACCATCGAGGCGTTCGACCGCGTCTGCAAGGGCGAGTTCGATCACCTGCCCGAGCAGGCGTTCAACAGCTGTGGCGGACTCGACGACGTCGAGGCCGCTGCCAAGAAGATCGCCGGAAAGTAG
- the murA gene encoding UDP-N-acetylglucosamine 1-carboxyvinyltransferase, giving the protein MSERFLVTGGNRLVGEVPVGGAKNSVLKLMAATLLAEGTSVISNCPDILDVPLMAEVLRGLGCEVVLDGSVATVTTPAQPKYHADFAAVRQFRASVCVLGPLVARCRKAVVALPGGDAIGSRPLDMHQSGLRLLGAHSEIEHGCVVAEADDLHGANIRLAFPSVGATENILMAAVLAKGETVIDNAAREPEIVDLCNMLTRMGAKIAGAGSTTLTIRGVERLNPTTHRVIGDRIVAATWGIAAAMTRGDVLVRGVNPKHLSLVLDKLRSAGSQVSVQPDGFRVMQPSRPQAVNFATLPYPGFPTDLQPMAIGLASIADGTSMITENVFEARFRFVEEMIRLGADARTDGHHAVVRGVPELSSAPVWSSDIRAGAGLVLAGLVADGMTEVHDVYHIDRGYPRFVEDLSGLGGDIRRVSDEG; this is encoded by the coding sequence GTGAGTGAACGCTTTCTTGTCACTGGTGGAAACCGACTAGTCGGTGAGGTACCGGTGGGCGGTGCGAAGAACAGCGTCCTGAAGCTGATGGCCGCGACATTGTTGGCCGAGGGGACCAGCGTCATCAGCAACTGCCCCGACATCCTCGACGTACCTCTGATGGCAGAGGTGTTGCGCGGGCTTGGTTGCGAGGTCGTGCTCGATGGGTCCGTAGCGACGGTCACGACGCCGGCACAGCCGAAGTATCACGCGGACTTTGCGGCGGTCCGTCAGTTCCGTGCATCGGTGTGTGTCCTCGGGCCTCTGGTGGCGCGGTGCCGGAAGGCCGTGGTAGCGCTCCCGGGCGGTGATGCGATCGGATCTCGCCCTCTGGACATGCACCAGTCAGGATTGCGCCTGCTCGGAGCACACAGCGAGATCGAGCACGGGTGTGTCGTCGCCGAGGCCGACGATCTGCACGGCGCGAACATCCGTCTGGCGTTCCCGTCCGTGGGCGCAACCGAGAACATTCTGATGGCCGCGGTGCTCGCGAAGGGCGAGACGGTGATCGACAATGCGGCCCGCGAGCCAGAGATCGTCGATCTGTGCAACATGCTCACCCGGATGGGCGCGAAGATCGCCGGTGCCGGGTCGACGACACTGACCATTCGCGGTGTCGAGAGGTTGAATCCGACGACGCACAGGGTGATCGGCGACCGGATCGTCGCGGCAACCTGGGGGATCGCAGCAGCGATGACTCGCGGCGACGTGCTCGTACGTGGAGTCAATCCGAAGCATTTGTCGCTGGTGCTCGACAAACTTCGATCTGCGGGGTCCCAGGTAAGTGTCCAACCGGATGGTTTCCGGGTGATGCAACCGTCGCGGCCGCAGGCGGTGAACTTCGCGACGCTCCCGTACCCGGGATTTCCGACCGATCTGCAGCCGATGGCGATCGGTCTGGCTTCGATCGCCGACGGTACGTCGATGATCACCGAGAATGTGTTCGAGGCGCGTTTCCGTTTTGTCGAGGAAATGATCCGTTTGGGAGCAGACGCGCGAACTGACGGACACCACGCGGTGGTGCGCGGGGTCCCGGAGCTGTCGAGTGCTCCGGTGTGGTCGTCCGACATTCGTGCGGGTGCGGGCCTCGTGCTTGCGGGCCTGGTCGCCGATGGAATGACAGAGGTCCACGACGTCTATCACATCGACCGTGGCTATCCCCGGTTCGTGGAGGATCTGTCCGGACTCGGCGGCGACATTCGCAGGGTGAGCGATGAGGGCTGA
- the atpA gene encoding F0F1 ATP synthase subunit alpha, which yields MAELTISSDEIRSAIENYTASYSPEASREEVGTVSDTSDGIAHITGLPSAMANELLEFPGGVLGVALNLDATEIGAVVLGDYEHIEEGQEVKRTGDVLSVPVGDAYLGRVVDPLGRPIDGLGEIETTETRALELQAASVLERQPVEEPLQTGIKAIDAMTPIGRGQRQLVIGDRKTGKTAVCVDAILNQKANWATGDPKQQVRCIYVAIGQKGSTIAGVKQALEEQGAMEYTTIVAAPASDSAGFKWLAPYTGSAIGQHWMYQGKHVLIVFDDLTKQAEAYRAISLLLRRPPGREAYPGDVFYLHSRLLERSAKLSDELGGGSLTALPIIETKANDVSAYIPTNVISITDGQVFLESDLFNKGIRPAINVGISVSRVGGAAQTKGMKKVSGSLRLELAQFRELEAFSAFASDLDAASKAQLERGQRLVELLKQDQYSPIAVEDQIVSIYLAGEGVFDSVPVADVRRFESELLEDLHRNADGVYESIKGGKALDADSTAALMAATDKFKQGFLASDGSRVVNEPEAEALDASEVGQEKVTVKRTTVSK from the coding sequence ATGGCGGAGCTGACGATCTCCTCCGACGAGATCCGTAGCGCGATCGAGAACTACACCGCGAGCTACTCACCGGAGGCCTCCCGCGAGGAGGTCGGCACGGTGTCCGACACCAGCGACGGCATCGCTCACATCACCGGCCTCCCGTCGGCGATGGCCAACGAGCTGCTGGAGTTCCCGGGCGGTGTGCTCGGCGTGGCGCTGAACCTGGACGCCACCGAGATCGGTGCGGTCGTCCTCGGTGACTACGAGCACATCGAAGAGGGCCAGGAAGTCAAGCGGACCGGGGACGTTCTGTCCGTTCCGGTCGGCGACGCCTACCTGGGTCGCGTCGTGGACCCGCTGGGTCGTCCGATCGACGGCCTCGGCGAGATCGAGACCACCGAGACCCGTGCACTCGAGCTGCAGGCCGCGTCGGTGCTCGAGCGTCAGCCCGTCGAGGAGCCGCTGCAGACCGGTATCAAGGCGATCGACGCCATGACCCCGATCGGTCGCGGACAGCGTCAGCTCGTCATCGGCGACCGTAAGACCGGCAAGACCGCGGTCTGCGTCGACGCCATCCTGAACCAGAAGGCCAACTGGGCGACCGGTGACCCGAAGCAGCAGGTCCGCTGCATCTACGTCGCCATCGGCCAGAAGGGCTCCACCATCGCCGGCGTCAAGCAGGCGCTCGAGGAGCAGGGCGCGATGGAGTACACCACCATCGTCGCTGCCCCGGCCTCCGACTCCGCCGGCTTCAAGTGGCTGGCCCCTTACACCGGTTCGGCCATCGGCCAGCACTGGATGTACCAGGGCAAGCACGTCCTCATCGTGTTCGACGATCTGACCAAGCAGGCCGAGGCGTACCGCGCGATCTCCCTGCTGTTGCGTCGTCCGCCGGGACGTGAGGCCTACCCCGGTGACGTCTTCTACTTGCACTCCCGTCTGTTGGAGCGTTCGGCCAAGCTGTCCGACGAACTCGGCGGCGGTTCGCTGACGGCCCTGCCGATCATCGAGACCAAGGCCAACGACGTCTCGGCGTACATCCCGACCAACGTCATCTCCATCACCGACGGCCAGGTCTTCCTCGAGTCCGACCTGTTCAACAAGGGCATCCGCCCCGCGATCAACGTCGGTATCTCGGTTTCCCGAGTCGGTGGCGCCGCGCAGACCAAGGGCATGAAGAAGGTGTCCGGTTCGCTTCGTCTGGAGCTGGCTCAGTTCCGCGAGCTCGAGGCCTTCTCGGCCTTCGCCTCGGATCTGGACGCCGCTTCGAAGGCTCAGCTCGAGCGCGGCCAGCGTCTGGTCGAGCTGCTCAAGCAGGATCAGTACTCGCCGATTGCAGTCGAGGACCAGATCGTTTCGATCTACCTCGCCGGCGAGGGCGTATTCGACTCCGTTCCCGTTGCCGACGTGCGTCGCTTCGAGTCCGAGCTCCTCGAGGACCTGCACCGCAATGCTGACGGCGTCTACGAGTCGATCAAGGGCGGCAAGGCCCTCGACGCGGATTCGACCGCGGCTCTCATGGCTGCGACCGACAAGTTCAAGCAGGGCTTCCTTGCGTCTGACGGAAGCCGTGTCGTGAACGAACCTGAGGCCGAGGCTCTCGATGCCTCCGAGGTCGGCCAGGAGAAGGTCACCGTCAAGCGCACTACTGTCAGCAAGTGA